A window of Magnolia sinica isolate HGM2019 chromosome 13, MsV1, whole genome shotgun sequence genomic DNA:
TTCTTGATAGAAACTCACTACaagtacctaatcctaatctcaactccctaacctaaacctaaacctaaacttgaaaatccaaacctaaacccgatctcgaacccgaacccgatttcctaaacctaaaccttaacctattctcaattccttaaagctataacctataacctataacatataacctaaacctaaaccttaacctattctcaattccttaaagctataacctataacctataacatataacctaaacataaaccttaacctaaacctataacctaaacctaaaccttaacctaaacctaaacctataaccttaacctaaaccaaaacctataaactaaaccttaacccataacctataacctaaacttataaccgataacttaaccttaacctaaacctataacctataacctaaatgtattctcaaatccctaaacctaaacctacacctaatcctaatctcaactccctaacctaaacctaaacttaaacttgaaaacccaaacctaaactcgatctcgaacccgaacctgatttcctaaacctaaaccttaacctattctcaattccctaaagttataacctataacctacacctaaacctataacctaaacctaaacctaaaacctaaacctaaacctaaaacctaaatgtattctcaaatccttaaacccaaacctacacctaatcctaatcacaactccttaacctaaacctaaacttgaaaacccaaactaaacccgatctcaaacccgaacccgatttcttaaacctaaaccttaacctattctcaattccctaaagctttaacctataacctataacctatagcctaaacctttaacctaaacctaaaccttaacctaaacctaaaccaaaacctataaccttaacctataacctataacctataacctaaacttataatctataacctaaacttataacctataacctaaaacctaaacctaaacctataacctaaaacctaaacctaaacctaaaacttaaatgtattctcaaatccctaaacctaaacttacacctaatcctcatctcaactccctaacctaaacctaaacctaaacttgaaaacccaaacctaaacccgatcccgaacccgaacccgatttcctaaacctaaaccttaacctattctcaattccctaaagctataacttataacctataacctaaacctaagctaaacctataaccttaacctaaacctaaaacctaaacctaaacctaaacctaaacctataaccttaacctaaacctaggttttgagtttaaaagtccatcctaggtttgaacacattactcatgttggattttgccatagtttagaagatttgtaggtacattttttatttcttcatatataagtgttttttttatctttcttacttttgagatgtgtacaaaggcatgcttgttcgattgtgtctacaaatgctattttatacaggctgacaagctaaagaagtcagtggaggatgaaattcattttctcaagggaagggtttcagaacttgaaagtgatcttgtgtcgaagtccacagaagttacatctgcagtttcaaggaaagaagaagctctatcttctgcatttgctgaaattgaccgtctaaaggaagaaaattctataaaaatatgagcattattgaatgcatatggaaggtgtttactgtgttggagtgtatttgttccttgcacatgagggcatgccttagttgtaattcttataataggttgagcaaagtgaagtattgtttatttagaaatgtgaatgtaggatgcattgtatgatttgattgttatttgtaataaatgcatcatttttttatgATTACATTTTATAtactatttctatcagcattaagcttatatgagttatcaatcacagcaggttcttgcaatggaaacaggtcgtattattacaatttaaaaaaaaaatagctacaaatataatccgtagctatagctactGCTTTTGTCCGTaactattggtatctattgctacgaatATTATTGGTGCTAATGGTATTTATTGGTACGGATAAAATCCCTTTTGCTACGAATATGATCCGTAGCATGTCCTTCGCTATTGGTAgggtagctaaaggtattgctacggatataattcgtagctattggtatctattgctacggatataatctgtagctattggtatctattgctacggattatatccgtagctattggtatctattgttacggatataatccgtagctatacctTTAGTtgccccaccaatagcgacggacgtgctacggatcatatccgtagcaaaagggcttttgctacggttttttgccgtagcctttgcccatttttcttgtagtgatcgcGGGATATCGAGCCGAGATCACGTCTCAAACTGTTCAACTTAGACTCACAAGGCGAGTGCTTGGGTTGTgcgaataccttatatgaaaatcttaaacttaagtgaaactagcccTTTTACTGTTTCGCAAAGTTGTAACTTTTGAACCATCAATTTATGGTCAAAGCCAGTGTACCtactaaagatatttctccacacatatccatatagGTATAGACCCAATTGATGCTCGGTGACTGTTGATCTAGTTTAGAGCTTTTTCGGTTGATCGGTACGTCCGATCATCGGATGGTTGTATCCAAACATAAATCGCCTTGTGGGACACATATGtcatggcttagattgacccaTATGCTTTCTATTGGGTCTCATTAATGGGAAAAAAACCCCTCAAGGGTCAATATAATGAGTAAAGGGCCATTAGGGCCATTGGCATCACTTCTAGTATTATAAATACTCATTCATTTCATGTcccctctccccatatgaattttgAGCCTAGCtttaaagagagaagagaaagaggataaatgagaggagagggagagagagagagagacagagagagattggAAGTGTGAGGATTTAtacaccttcaccctctcatctcttctATAGCAATATTACCCTTCGTTGGTGTCGATTCGGCGatgattgaaggtaagtattgagtcATGTTTGTGGGTTTAGGTCttgtatctaattcattctaaCTCTTACAAGCTTGCATACTTAGGTTTTCGATGATCTTTCCCTAATGCCCTAACCGTACGAGCACCGAAAGTCGAGCGAATCGTCACAAGATGCAGACCATTATCTATAGGTTATCTTTTATCGACctttgagggtctcagttaataatTAGTTGCTTGTAGATGAATTTTTGTATGCTAACATGTTATCATTTTGATTTTACTATAATATATACTAttggttggatatggatgctcacatgtttgatgaaatgtctcagtGATGGAATGTGTTGCTTTgtcgatgctcacatgtttgataaaatgtctaagtgGTGGAACGTGTTGCTTTGTCAATGCTCACATGCTTTATTTAATGCTTAAGTGATTATATTACTTTATACATGcgcacatgtttgatttaatgccttaGTGAACATAGTACCCTATGGATGCTTACATGTTCGGTGAAATGCTTAAGTGGTTGTGTAGTAGAACACATGCTATAATTGTGTGATGCAGCTAGAGTTTAGTCCATAGAAATACTTAGGATTGCGACGATGTTGGGTCAGTCGATAAA
This region includes:
- the LOC131223611 gene encoding nuclear-pore anchor-like isoform X3; the encoded protein is MPKIRVVTDRTSGYLKGFGFVTCPMIEEMEQGIKGMDGQADKLKKSVEDEIHFLKGRVSELESDLVSKSTEVTSAVSRKEEALSSAFAEIDRLKEENSIKI
- the LOC131223611 gene encoding nuclear-pore anchor-like isoform X2 is translated as MFLFSKFNLSISLWRFLIGCKLWLRTTFSVEAFSLCRYFSMLMRKKALKADKLKKSVEDEIHFLKGRVSELESDLVSKSTEVTSAVSRKEEALSSAFAEIDRLKEENSIKI
- the LOC131223611 gene encoding nuclear-pore anchor-like isoform X4 translates to MHAQNQGFGFVTCPMIEEMEQGIKGMDGQADKLKKSVEDEIHFLKGRVSELESDLVSKSTEVTSAVSRKEEALSSAFAEIDRLKEENSIKI